The Lolium rigidum isolate FL_2022 chromosome 2, APGP_CSIRO_Lrig_0.1, whole genome shotgun sequence genomic interval CTACCAGGGGTAGACTAACAAGCAACTCAATTTGTTAAGCCCATTATGCTTAAGGACCTAAAACTTTTGATGAACCCGATCCGTTAAAAGCCCGCAAGAGTTGAGGTTCGTAAAAGCCCGTGAGCTTATTTTattctttcaaaaaaaattatataagAAATAAGAGAAACTCAAAAGAGATGGATAGGTAAAACATGGGTAACGATGAACTTATGAAATGGGTTGAATTCGATGGGCTAGGCCGACTACGGTGCTACCAATTCACGAGCTTAACGACCTACTCGTGAGTGATCATAGCTCGTTTATTAATATCTTTAAGCTTTTTATATGAAAAAATAAGGTCATTATGTAGAGTGAGCTAAGCAAATATTGGCTAAGGTACATTGACAAGATGTACCGAGTTTATGCAGCTTCCTGATCCAGTCATATACTCTAAACAAAACAACCTAGAGTATTCATCACATTTTTTAAATGGTACTATAATATTAGCACTAGTTATTATAGTTGCTAGATAATCACTAACAATGTACTTTTTCAGAACATGGGAAACAACATCCCGCTATCGAAGCAGGTGCGCTACTTCGAGTCGACCAAGGCTGAGATGGAGGTTGCGTGGGGCACCCGCAAGGTCTCGACGCTCCTTGCTGAATCCTTCTTCCTCCGCATTGGTAGCAACGACCTATTCCAGTCCAAGCCTAAGACCCCAGTCGATGTGGTCGCGCTCTACACAACCCTTGTCTCCAACTACTCCACATACATCACCGAGTTGTACGGTATGGGCGCGAGGAAGTTCGGGATCATTAACATGGGCCCCGTGGGGTGTGTGCCACGTGTGCGTGTGCTGAACGTGACCGGGGCCTGCAACGATAGCATGAACCGCATGGCCGCCGGGTTCGCCGCTTCCGTGAAGTCGGGCCTTGCCGCCCTGGTGCCGACACTCCCTGGTTTTACCTACTCCCTCGCAGACTCCTTTGTCTCCACGCAGGCTAGCTTCGCCAATCCTCAATCACTTGGTACGTGTTGTTGTCAGATGATCGAAaaatctgttttttttcttttcattttgtgTCAAATGTGTACTTATCACCTTGGATTTAACTTTTTTGTGCGAAGGGTTCGTGAACACCGACAGCGCATGTTGTGGGATCGGGAGGCTAGGCGCAGAGGATGGCCGATGCAAGAGGAACTCCAAGTTGTGTGCTGACCGGGACACCTACATGTTCTTTGACGCGGTTCACTCCACACAACGGGCCGCTGAGTTGGCGGCCCAACAAATGTTTGACGGCCCTGCCCACCTCACCGAACCAATAAGCTTCAAGCAGTTGGCACAAAAGAGATATTGATTACATCTAACAACAATAAgaattattattttatttctaggTGGAAAAAAGAGATGACTAATTTACCAATTTATGGTTGTTGTTGTTTGTTGGTGTTATTGTTGTTTGAATAACAATTAATAAATCTTACAAGAAGTAATATGCTAACCTATTCTTCACATGCCACGCCATCCTATGTTTATTTAAATATGTATTCCCTGTGAGATCTATTTTTCACAGATATGAAGTTGGTTCTTGATTTGTCCATGTAAACAGTTTGGACTACACTATTTATATCAAAATGGTGATACGAATACCATCTAATGCACATTTTATAGAGGGTAACCAAACCCACAAGATACGGCTCCCGTGTGTTTGGTAGTTCACACGAAGGGTTGAACTAGGAACACATGCATGATTCTTAAAGAACACCTTAGTTGAACCGTTTGGATGCTCGATTGGGGGTATTTTCACGTGGCTAGTCTCCCCATGGCACAAGGATGACGGGAGCTATACGCACGCTCTCTCATCCACCCCTCCCCACTCCAGTGAAGAATGACGTAATGTCCGCCTCTCTTTCTTTGTTGAGTAACCACAAAAATAAATCTCTTGTTTTTCTCGGTGGAGCAGGACCATGTTACTCGTGGTTGCACAATCTTCAGTAAGGAGTCATTGCTTTAGAGAATCAACCATCGGGTCTCAATGTTCGGCAATGTGTCATTGCTATTCACCATTGATCGCTCAACCTTCGCAACTTTTTACTCAACACACTGTTCACCGTTGGTGACATGATCGTCAACAATGACGGCTCACTATGCTCTAACAGCTTCTAACCATGTTGATTCCACTCTAAGACCTCCTAAACTAACTAATATGAATTGGGCCAGAGTTCGTGGATAGTTCATTGGGAATAGAGTTCATCCAAATCCATCTTGCATGTGTGTGAAGTTTCCATATTCACTACAGGAATCggcgtctacgccgacggccagctgccctcggcgtagccatgccttgccctcggcgtaggctacgccgacggcagccctcggcctagCCCCTCGGCGTATAGCCTCCTCGGCGTAGCCAGCtgcgccgtcggcgtacggccggccctcggcgtatccgcgctacgccgacggccaggtgaGCCCCTCGGCGTCGCCGCCCTCGGCGTCTCCTGGCGGCgcgccgtcgccgttaacgggGCATCgtcatacgccgacggccgggcccTCGGCGTAGGTCAGCGACCTGGCGAGGAGCGGGGCGACGTGGCGCGGCCCGGCGACGCCAGCGTGCagcgcgtacgccgacggccttaCCCTCGGCATATCGACGTGCATGCATGGCCACGTGGCGGCCATCCAGACGcaaggcctacgccgacggcattgccgtcggcatagacctgaccatatggtcCATGTCagtgtctatgccgacggcaatgccgtcggcgtaggccttgcacaatttttttttctttttccagttCCTTTTTCTGTTCCCTGTtgcaattcaaattcaattcagcAGGTCCAGttcatccaaattcatccaaaatcgaccaaattcgtcataattcacataaatatcatATAATCCACATAATACcatacatggtgcacataatagcatacaagcggagagcggagagtgccatgtcatccaaatacatagtagtagcaagcaaaccctagttctaagccgactagcggaggaaggaaccgggcggggtgtgtccgcccacatcgttggcgaaacgagcagcccggggttgcgctccggtagaagctacAGAAGAACCACCCGGAGAAGGACCGGTGCTACGCccgggagaagtcgacggagaggcaccgggagtagtcccgggagtagtcgacggagaggcaccaacGAACGCccgggagaccgaccaccttcatgaaccggtgtgacctcgcgcccacccggcgatgcccggttcccggaccatcccgttccctacatgttccctacatgttagcaacttgcgaggcaaagaaaagtggtaactaccggtttggcaaagaacttacctccggtgtggatccgtagtaagtcgcagcgaaagctgccctcgatggcatgataggcatgtcccccgccacggtaactcgagccggtggcggtgtaccgagtagacatagagatcatcatttcctgcaagataggttacaagttaggctttgcagaaataaagcatcaaaccgagacttgtcatctacttgcgcgagaagaaagattcggacttactcctatatacgccatgtaggccgtattccGCCTATTCCACCGCGCAGCGGCCTCGCTGATACGCTTCAttacaggcttcgaaggccgcctcaaactcaggctacaatttcagaaacaatgaatctcgtcaacacttagccatgtaggaaggaaaaccggaaagaggatgaaaatgaggaaaacttacatcgtaggcgggtggacgagcgaggccgtggacgaggctgggggctgtcggcggtgagggtatgcttgagacgcgtgtagctcgtggtcggggtaggcttgaccgccttattcagaaaggggtaacggccatgcggacgcccgcgctccgacaggaccaacgactcctcgtcgaccggaatgctcaaggggtcatccacctcggggtgacgagacttgaccatgtcgcagtagtcctccttggcggccttggcattgccgtagtactgtggctgaggcaatgcgggattgggcttcttcttcgtccgcatcatgtcatatatccgggcatcatgaagcaccaccccaggtgcTGCCTCGGCcactgcatcgcgaaaagaaaagttatgcgtaccacaaatgtaacatgacgggaaatgaaagaaggtcgttccatgtatatacatacctttttccccttgtagcgggtgtagtcgcggtttcccgcgcagtgtgtgccaccggtgcctcggttctccatgttccgcctcgacacggctgcaaactcctcgtcctccctgagccacctcgctctaatcagctcctcccatgcctccctatgctgctcggcccactcgggacaaacctgaaaacgcaatactcaactgaagataatccaatgaaaacttagcagcaatgtagaatctcattgacattttactcaccgacatgtactcctcaatggtcattgcccattcctccgtaggctggTTACCCACAAAGTACTCCTTcctgaccctcttacccttgttagcccagaaggcactagcggaggtgaccttttggttgtaccactgctgcggtgtcaacctctcgcaagcgccacgcaaagtgagacgcgcccgcgcatcatgctccgggtccacacggtagaagcacttcaatcatgcataaatcagttgtggaagtcatgagttagcacattagggccATCAAcaatgaacggtgctcgagaagtATATGTCTTACCCAGAACTTGGTGGTCACGGCCTCGGCagtgtcgcgaagcctacggcgagggcatcctcatagtccgcccaagtagtggctagcctcgtctcgccaccggggaccgtgctaaggggagtgtatctgcccggccagaacttcttaatcagagccccaagcaagctgttaggcACGCGGGCTGGCTTGACCTCCCATGTCCGATTCTGTTGCaaattaatcaaacattagtacaaatgccaaattgattattatgcccaagatgaaaatacatgttcgaaatttccgaagtagtacacttactcatcgctcgaaggaatgataagggccttgtcatcatgggtcttcggctccttcctcgcatcggggactctagcttctccacgaatcttcaagggcttcggcgcacccccaccctccatcacctccaactcagccctagagtcgactcgtgtgtagactccgtctccatctccacctccccactagacggaccctctaggaacaactcaggagccacgtcgccagaagcggagggtggctcatcaaagtccatgtgtaccccgccgccacctcgtccttcacctcgtcctcctcgtcctcgtcctccacctcgtcctcctcgtcctcgtcctccatcggtaccatcgtcATAACGCGGATTGggcaccggggctcgatcactccgtctagtgggtctaggaatattcctcttcacctgcgccagcgtcttaagcaagctctcggagtctgccttgccgctgctcatattgttcagtcacctccattgagaagaataaaacagttaagcacaaatacatattatatgaagatactaagaataaaaggcacaatgcaattaagaagcatgttgacataataaaatgaagatagtaagaataaaaggcacaatgcaattaagaagcatgttgacaaataaatactaagaataaaagaccctcaccagccatcatcgctctcacgctcactctcatactccgtctctttctctttctctttctctttctcactatcactatcactatcttgtgagtacaaagttgaagggtcgacgggtggaggctcatcataattgtcattcgcctcaagtaacttctcgagcatagatatgtcctttagatccaccactgactcaccacgagtttccgcatcgttcccgaggtcctcttgaacaaacggttctaaaatatattccccgaagtcccgttcctcttgatagaaaatcccctcgtatgtcacggggtcaatgttgttgtaatcatcctcagagggaatcggtaggttaccatgtggcgatacccggAAGActacttcccaacccttgagttccgctttctggcatgggtagggcaaataataaacttgcttggcttggtgagccacaacaaagacatcggctccgctataggtggttgaaggcttaacttcaactaacccaatggacttatcacttctctgtccacctattgggtcgaaccaatgacacttgaacacgacgatattgagttgcacgttcgtacgattgaatgtcaactcgtatacactttgtaaccttccgtagtaatcaaagtttttggctcctttggtgaagaccccagtatttatcgttttgggattcgcccggcccttctgtGCGTCTccgtgtggaagcgaaacccattcacatcatacttctcatacttggtcacctcacggctacaaccttgggaaacacatttcaactcatctatcatatcaacgtttctctcacggccctacaagaacatttcaaatttgttgtgtgcattagttacgtgtaataagagggacaagtcacatgttgcaatgtaagaggaaagattagaaattactttttccatgaaccatgtcacaaagtttttattaattccgggagcaccctctttcaatagagtgtccatctccgaggtttggggcaattcatcatacggccacatttcatccgtgaattcgctgaaaggagaaaataagcattagaccgagacgaggttactagctgcaaagtaatttgttcaccattttaccttacgaatgggatcacttcctccatgttcataagcacatatagcattatacaatccttctcttcgttctccaatttatattttgttcctttaccagccttgccaccggggaattggaatagttgtagcttggggtcattctcgggcacgtcgacattgtaacgagtgaccgggttatgctgagtgggaacatcatcgggatagtacgttgtcgcggcatcttCCATCTCCCGAAGGtatattgcctcagctatgcatccttcaatcttggccttgtttccagttatctttcgaatatactcaaactctctctcaatacagaactgccaacgaaactgcaccgggccacccaagagtgcctcgttggcgaggtgcacaatgagatgtgccatcggagtaaagaagcccggcggaaatatcatctccaaattgcatagaaACTCCGGCACTCGTATGTTGTAGCTTTGCGAGTAACCTTGGGACATATCTCGCTTAGCACatagcgtgcggaagaaatggctcaactgcgcaagcactcgccagactttctcggggatataccctcgaagcatcaccggcatgagcggctgaatccatatatgatagtcgtgactcttgagcccggtgacttttcccgtcgaaagattgactcccttactcatattcgagcaataaccatcagggaacatcacgacgtatttgagccacctgaatgcctccttctttgactgtgcggtctacccctttgaccgtgcGGTCCACCCCTTTGACTGGCCTCCAACGGCGCTGCCCGTATGAACTTTACTCTACCTTTGCGTTTATTTATGTCATAGGAACAAGTAGTACGAATAATTATATCATCTTACCTCAAAATTCCCTCCAGTACATGAAACCctaattttttcctttttcaatttattttctatttaaattttcttaatgtcaattatattataaaatatattaatataggtccacacaaatttgttttaatcttctacattcccaaGCTATGCGCATAAAAAAGTTACCATCTTAACTTAATATTTTCTCccatagacgaaaccctaatccggtagccccgcagatctacccctttgaccgacctccgaTGACAGTTGACCCATGTACTTTTCTCTTACTTTGTGTTGTGTTATGTCATtggaacatgtagtatcaataattaccctatcttacatcaatattccctccggtagacgaaaccctaatctgggagccccgcagatctacccctttcatCGGCGGTCTACCGCTTTGActtcatcccatcgggggtcccccggtgggcatatgcctccatttgagcttggttaggtcataggtacatgtggaaacaaggatcatcccatatgatctcaagtttctctctggttcaactccgaggagttccccctatacatgcagtaaTCCGCcttagtgtaggaaccccctgtccgagaagccgacacaccgggggtagccttggatataaaaccatctgaaatcacttttgtgcattccatgtggacacacacaagttttggggccattccctagatccgacgctcgatttctgacgaaaccctagttctgttgaccgcgcggtctacccctttgaccgcatcccatcgggggtcccccggtgggcatatgcctccatttgagcttggttaggtcataggtacatgtggaaacaaggatcatcccatatgatctcaagtttctctccggttcaactccgaggagttcccccctatacatgcagaatctgcctaagtgtaggaacccccgtccgagaagccggacacactcgggggtagccttggatataaaaccatctcaaatcacttttgtgcattccatgtggacacacacaagttttggggccattccctagatccgacgctcgatttctgacgaaaccctagttctgttgaccgcgcggtctacccctttgactgtatcccatcgggggtccccggtgggcatatgcctccatttgagcttggttaggtcataggtacatgtggaaacaaaaatcatcccatatgatatcaagtttctctccggttcacgtacgagggagttcccccctatacatgcagaatctgcccaagtgtaggaaccccctgttcgagaagccggacacacctgggggggtagccttcgatataaaaccatctcaaatcaattttgtgcattccatgtggacacacacaagttttggggccattccctagatccgacgctcgatttctgacgaaaccctagttctgttgaccgcgcggtctacccctttgatcgcatcccattgggggtcccccggtgggcatatgcctccatttgagcttggttaggtcataggtacatgtggaaacaaggatcatcccatatgatctcaagtttctctccggttcaactccgagggagttcccccctatacatgcagaatctgcctaagtgtaggaaccccatgtgcgagaagacggacacacctggggggggtagccttggatataaaaccatctcaaatcacttttgtgcattccatgtggacacacacaagttttggggccattccctagatccgacgctcgatttccgacgaaaccctagttctcgttgaccgcgcggtctacccctttg includes:
- the LOC124691113 gene encoding GDSL esterase/lipase At1g71691-like — its product is MRGSAVLLVGLVVAAFAGAAVGAGSAARLVPAMYVLGDSTLDVGNNNHLPGKDVPRANESFYGVDFPGGPVATGRFSNGYNVADFIAKNLGLERSPVAYLVLKSRNYLIPSAMTRGVSYASAGAGILDSTNMGNNIPLSKQVRYFESTKAEMEVAWGTRKVSTLLAESFFLRIGSNDLFQSKPKTPVDVVALYTTLVSNYSTYITELYGMGARKFGIINMGPVGCVPRVRVLNVTGACNDSMNRMAAGFAASVKSGLAALVPTLPGFTYSLADSFVSTQASFANPQSLGFVNTDSACCGIGRLGAEDGRCKRNSKLCADRDTYMFFDAVHSTQRAAELAAQQMFDGPAHLTEPISFKQLAQKRY